Proteins from a genomic interval of Piscinibacter sp. HJYY11:
- a CDS encoding lysophospholipid acyltransferase family protein, producing the protein MTLPELAGLILAFLARLITGAQGHWYGSPPKAEQRIYFANHQSHFDWVLIWASLPRDLRAVTRPIAARDYWTSSPLKHWITREIFNAVYVSRVRTADEDPLEPLVEALKNGDSLVIFPEGTRGNKGEPQAFKAGLFHLAAQFPEVQLIPTWIDNVQRVMPKGEVVPVPILCSVTFGAPLQLQPGEDKRAFLARAREAVMALAKVAS; encoded by the coding sequence ATGACGCTGCCCGAACTGGCAGGCCTGATCCTCGCCTTTCTCGCCCGTCTCATCACGGGCGCGCAAGGCCACTGGTACGGCAGCCCGCCCAAGGCCGAGCAGCGCATCTACTTCGCCAACCACCAGAGCCACTTCGACTGGGTGCTGATCTGGGCCTCGCTGCCGCGCGACCTGCGGGCGGTGACCCGGCCCATCGCGGCGCGCGACTACTGGACCTCCTCGCCGCTCAAGCACTGGATCACGCGCGAGATCTTCAACGCGGTCTATGTGAGCCGCGTGCGCACCGCTGACGAAGACCCGCTGGAGCCGCTGGTCGAGGCGCTGAAGAACGGCGACTCGCTGGTCATCTTCCCCGAGGGCACGCGCGGCAACAAGGGCGAGCCGCAGGCCTTCAAGGCAGGCCTGTTCCACCTGGCCGCGCAGTTCCCCGAGGTGCAGCTGATCCCGACCTGGATCGACAACGTGCAGCGCGTCATGCCCAAGGGCGAAGTGGTGCCGGTGCCCATCCTGTGCTCGGTGACCTTCGGCGCGCCGCTGCAGCTGCAGCCGGGTGAAGACAAGCGCGCCTTCCTCGCCCGCGCACGCGAGGCGGTGATGGCCTTGGCCAAGGTGGCGTCGTGA
- the purH gene encoding bifunctional phosphoribosylaminoimidazolecarboxamide formyltransferase/IMP cyclohydrolase: MQALISVSDKTGVLDFARELNALGVKLLSTGGTAKLLADAGLPVTEVADHTGFPEMLDGRVKTLHPTIHGGLLARRDLPEHVAAIQKHNIAPIDILCVNLYPFEATVAKPGCTLEDAIENIDIGGPAMVRSAAKNWKDVAVLTDASQYAQVIAELKANKSVSKETKFALSVAAFNRISNYDAAISDYLSSLQPDGSRAEYPAQSNGRFVKLQDLRYGENPHQTAAYYRDLNPAPGSLVTGKQLQGKELSYNNIADADAAWECVKSFDTPACVIVKHANPCGVALGANAAEAYAKALKTDPTSAFGGIIAFNTEVDASTAEHATKLFMEVLIAPSFTQDALNIFAVKKNVRVLQIALPKGGTTAWEQGRNAQDVKRIGSGLLIQSADNHELKLSDLKVVTKTQPTKQQLEDMLFAWTVGKYVKSNAIVFCAGGMTLGVGAGQMSRLDSARIAGIKAEAAGLSLKGSAVASDAFFPFRDTLDELVKAGATSVIHPGGSVRDEEVIGAANEHGIAMVLTGVRHFRH; encoded by the coding sequence ATGCAAGCCCTGATTTCCGTTTCCGACAAGACCGGCGTGCTCGACTTCGCACGCGAGCTGAACGCGCTCGGCGTGAAGCTGCTCTCGACCGGCGGCACCGCCAAGCTGCTGGCCGACGCCGGCCTGCCCGTGACCGAGGTGGCCGACCACACCGGCTTTCCCGAGATGCTCGACGGTCGCGTGAAGACCCTGCACCCGACCATCCACGGCGGCCTGCTGGCCCGCCGCGACCTGCCCGAGCACGTGGCCGCGATCCAGAAGCACAACATCGCGCCGATCGACATCCTCTGCGTCAACCTCTACCCCTTCGAAGCCACCGTCGCCAAGCCCGGCTGCACGCTGGAAGACGCGATCGAGAACATCGACATCGGCGGCCCGGCCATGGTGCGTTCCGCTGCCAAGAACTGGAAGGACGTGGCGGTGCTCACCGATGCGTCGCAGTACGCGCAGGTGATCGCCGAGCTGAAGGCGAACAAGAGCGTGAGCAAGGAAACGAAGTTCGCCTTGTCGGTGGCGGCGTTCAACCGCATCTCGAACTACGACGCCGCGATCAGCGACTACCTGTCGTCGCTGCAGCCCGACGGCTCGCGCGCCGAGTACCCGGCGCAGAGCAACGGCCGCTTCGTCAAGCTGCAGGACCTGCGCTATGGCGAGAACCCGCACCAGACCGCCGCCTACTACCGTGACCTGAACCCAGCGCCCGGCTCGCTCGTGACCGGCAAGCAGCTGCAGGGCAAGGAGCTCTCGTACAACAACATCGCCGATGCCGATGCGGCATGGGAATGCGTGAAGTCATTCGACACGCCCGCCTGCGTGATCGTCAAGCACGCGAACCCCTGCGGCGTGGCCCTCGGCGCCAACGCGGCCGAGGCCTATGCCAAGGCCTTGAAGACCGATCCGACCTCGGCCTTTGGCGGCATCATCGCCTTCAACACGGAGGTGGATGCGTCGACCGCCGAGCACGCCACGAAATTGTTCATGGAAGTGCTGATCGCCCCGTCGTTCACGCAGGATGCACTCAACATCTTCGCCGTCAAGAAGAACGTGCGCGTGCTGCAGATCGCCTTGCCGAAGGGCGGCACCACCGCGTGGGAGCAAGGCCGCAATGCGCAGGACGTGAAGCGCATCGGTTCGGGCCTCCTGATCCAGAGCGCCGACAACCATGAGCTCAAGCTCTCCGACCTGAAGGTCGTCACCAAGACCCAGCCCACCAAGCAGCAGCTCGAAGACATGCTCTTCGCCTGGACGGTGGGCAAGTACGTGAAGAGCAACGCCATCGTCTTCTGCGCTGGCGGCATGACGCTCGGCGTGGGTGCCGGCCAGATGAGCCGGCTCGACTCGGCGCGCATCGCCGGCATCAAGGCCGAGGCCGCGGGCCTGTCGTTGAAGGGCTCGGCCGTCGCGAGCGACGCCTTCTTCCCGTTCCGCGACACGCTGGATGAGCTGGTGAAGGCCGGCGCGACCAGCGTGATCCACCCGGGCGGCAGCGTGCGCGACGAGGAAGTGATCGGCGCTGCAAACGAACATGGCATCGCCATGGTCCTGACGGGCGTGCGCCACTTCCGTCACTGA
- a CDS encoding Fis family transcriptional regulator: MSKKHIEECVRDSLEAYFKDLRGVEPTAMYDMILKVVEKPLLDVVMKHADGNQSRAAEWLGINRNTLRRKLLDHKLVK, translated from the coding sequence ATGAGCAAAAAACACATAGAAGAGTGCGTGAGGGACAGCCTCGAGGCCTATTTCAAGGACCTGCGCGGCGTGGAGCCCACCGCCATGTACGACATGATCCTCAAGGTGGTTGAGAAGCCGTTGCTCGACGTGGTGATGAAACACGCCGACGGCAACCAGAGCCGCGCCGCCGAATGGCTGGGCATCAACCGCAACACGCTGCGGCGCAAGCTGCTCGACCACAAGCTCGTTAAATAA
- the dusB gene encoding tRNA dihydrouridine synthase DusB has translation MQIGHIHLANNLFAAPMAGVTDRPFRQLCKRLGAGYAVSEMVTSRRDLWTSLKTSRRANHDGEVAPIAVQIAGTEPQMMAEAAAYNIDRGAQIIDINMGCPAKKVCTKWAGSALMQDEPLATAIIEAVVAACAPHKVPVTLKMRTGWCQAERNAVRLARVAESAGVAMVTVHGRTREQGYGGHAEYDTIAAVKAAVDIPVVANGDIDSPEKARDVLAVTKADAIMVGRAAQGRPWIFREIAHFLETGEHLPAPEVLQAKTWLLEHLHEHYDLYGEYTGVRTARKHIGWAVRALPGGEDFRAFMNKLETCDTQVQAVTDWFDQLADKHPRLPATSHAADDDLLIEQEA, from the coding sequence ATGCAGATCGGCCACATCCACCTCGCGAACAACCTGTTCGCCGCCCCGATGGCGGGCGTGACCGATCGGCCGTTCCGCCAGCTGTGCAAGCGGCTGGGCGCAGGCTACGCGGTGAGCGAGATGGTCACCTCGCGCCGCGACCTGTGGACGAGCCTCAAGACCTCGCGCCGCGCCAACCATGACGGCGAGGTCGCACCGATCGCGGTGCAGATCGCGGGCACCGAGCCGCAGATGATGGCCGAGGCCGCGGCCTACAACATCGACCGTGGCGCGCAGATCATCGACATCAACATGGGCTGCCCGGCCAAGAAGGTGTGCACGAAGTGGGCGGGCTCCGCGCTGATGCAGGACGAGCCGCTCGCCACGGCGATCATCGAAGCGGTGGTCGCCGCGTGTGCACCGCACAAGGTGCCGGTCACGCTGAAGATGCGCACCGGCTGGTGCCAGGCCGAGCGCAATGCCGTGCGGCTTGCACGCGTGGCTGAATCGGCCGGCGTTGCGATGGTCACAGTGCACGGCCGCACGCGCGAGCAAGGCTATGGCGGCCATGCCGAGTACGACACCATCGCGGCGGTGAAGGCCGCGGTCGACATTCCGGTCGTGGCCAATGGCGACATCGACAGTCCCGAGAAGGCACGCGACGTGCTCGCCGTGACGAAGGCCGACGCGATCATGGTCGGCCGCGCCGCACAGGGCCGGCCGTGGATCTTCCGCGAGATCGCGCACTTCCTCGAGACCGGCGAGCACCTGCCGGCGCCCGAGGTGCTGCAGGCCAAGACCTGGCTGCTCGAGCACCTGCACGAGCATTACGACCTCTACGGCGAATACACCGGCGTGCGCACCGCCCGCAAGCACATCGGCTGGGCCGTGCGCGCGCTGCCAGGCGGCGAAGACTTCCGCGCTTTCATGAACAAGCTGGAAACCTGCGACACGCAGGTCCAGGCGGTGACCGACTGGTTCGACCAGCTCGCCGACAAGCACCCACGGCTGCCGGCCACGAGCCACGCAGCAGACGACGACCTCCTCATCGAACAAGAAGCATGA
- a CDS encoding YqaA family protein, with protein MEAWIESLLSLLALPQFGLSTVFIVAFISATLLPVGSEPAVFGLVKLNPELFWPAVLVATAGNTLGGMVTYWMGYGAERAYEKVAHHEPREARVLTWLRQFGAKACLMSWLPLFGDPLCGVAGWMRLPFWPCVLYMAIGKFGRYLVMTAVLLWMWPGQYGG; from the coding sequence ATGGAAGCCTGGATCGAGTCGTTGTTGTCTCTGTTGGCATTGCCCCAGTTCGGGTTGAGCACCGTCTTCATCGTTGCCTTCATCTCCGCGACCTTGCTCCCCGTGGGCTCCGAGCCCGCCGTGTTCGGGCTCGTGAAACTCAACCCCGAGCTCTTCTGGCCCGCGGTGTTGGTGGCCACTGCCGGCAACACGCTTGGCGGCATGGTCACCTACTGGATGGGCTATGGCGCGGAGCGTGCCTACGAGAAGGTGGCACACCATGAGCCACGCGAAGCGCGAGTGCTCACGTGGCTGCGCCAGTTCGGTGCCAAGGCCTGCCTGATGTCGTGGCTGCCTCTCTTTGGAGACCCGCTGTGTGGCGTGGCCGGTTGGATGCGGCTGCCGTTTTGGCCGTGTGTGCTCTACATGGCGATCGGCAAGTTCGGGCGCTACCTCGTGATGACGGCGGTGCTGCTGTGGATGTGGCCGGGGCAGTACGGCGGGTGA
- a CDS encoding phasin family protein produces the protein MVKKLKQMADKKAASPASLLDSQFAATVKDSAQQIWLAGLGAFSKAQEEGGKVFEALVKEGVTLQKKTQSVAEGKLNEMASKMTGMAGEVTTKAGQHWDKLESIFEERTAKALAKLGVPSAKDVEALHKRIDELSAQLAKAGKAPAAPRTSATKTTATKTAAKPAAKKAARKTA, from the coding sequence ATGGTCAAGAAACTCAAGCAGATGGCCGACAAGAAGGCCGCGTCGCCCGCAAGCCTGCTCGACAGCCAGTTCGCCGCCACGGTGAAGGACTCGGCCCAGCAGATCTGGCTCGCCGGCCTGGGCGCCTTTTCCAAGGCGCAGGAAGAAGGCGGCAAGGTCTTCGAGGCGCTGGTGAAGGAAGGCGTGACGCTTCAGAAGAAGACGCAGAGCGTTGCCGAAGGCAAGCTCAACGAGATGGCCAGCAAGATGACCGGCATGGCCGGCGAAGTGACCACCAAGGCCGGCCAGCACTGGGACAAGCTCGAGTCGATCTTCGAGGAGCGCACCGCCAAGGCGCTGGCCAAGCTGGGCGTGCCGAGCGCGAAGGACGTGGAAGCGCTCCACAAGCGCATCGACGAGCTGAGCGCGCAGCTGGCCAAGGCCGGCAAGGCCCCGGCGGCGCCCCGCACGAGCGCCACCAAGACGACGGCGACGAAGACGGCCGCCAAGCCGGCCGCCAAGAAGGCCGCCCGCAAGACGGCCTGA
- a CDS encoding SDR family oxidoreductase: protein MQYFVTGATGFIGKRLVKTLLQRRGATVHFLLREGSESKLQALLEYWGAPEGRAVPVYGDLTAKKLGVSADVIKKLKGHIDHVYHLAAVYDLKADEEAQVQVNIDGTRNLVEFAKAIDAGHLHHVSSIAAAGLYEGVFREDMFDEAENLDHPYFMTKHESEKIVRTESKVPWTVYRPALVVGDSQTGEMDKIDGPYYFFKLIQRMRQLLPPWMPSIGLEGGRINIVPVDFVVSALDHISHSKAELDKKCFHLVDPEGYRVGDVLDTFSKAAHAPKMNLFINAALLGFIPKGVKKGLMAIAPVRRVRNAVMKDLGLPEDIFTFINYPTRFDCRDTLAALKGSGIACPKLPDYAWRVWDYWERHLDPALFVDRSLRGTVGGKVVLVTGGSSGIGLAAAIKFAEAGAITIICARDEAKLAEAKKEIMAAAGKGANVATYSADIADEASCAGLITWLTDTYGGVDFLINNAGRSIRRAIESSYDRFHDFERTMQLNYFGCLRVTMGLLPGMVAKKKGHIVNISSIGVLTNAPRFSAYVASKAALDAWTRCASSEYADTGITFTTINMPLVRTPMIAPTKIYNNVPTLAPEEAADMIAEACVDKPVRIATRLGITGEVLHALLPRVAQIVMNTSFRMFPDSSAAKGDKSGKPTLSPEAVALQQMMRGIHF from the coding sequence ATGCAGTATTTCGTGACCGGAGCCACCGGGTTCATCGGCAAACGCCTCGTCAAGACCTTGCTGCAGCGACGCGGTGCGACCGTGCACTTCCTGCTGCGCGAGGGCAGCGAGAGCAAGCTCCAGGCGCTGCTCGAGTACTGGGGCGCGCCAGAAGGCCGCGCCGTGCCGGTGTATGGCGACCTGACCGCCAAGAAGCTGGGCGTCTCGGCCGACGTGATCAAGAAGCTCAAGGGCCACATCGACCACGTCTACCACCTCGCGGCGGTGTACGACCTCAAGGCCGATGAAGAAGCGCAGGTGCAGGTCAACATCGACGGCACGCGCAACCTGGTCGAGTTCGCGAAGGCCATCGACGCCGGCCACCTGCACCACGTGAGCAGCATCGCCGCGGCAGGCCTCTACGAAGGCGTGTTCCGCGAAGACATGTTCGACGAGGCCGAGAACCTCGACCACCCGTATTTCATGACCAAGCACGAGAGCGAGAAGATCGTGCGCACCGAGAGCAAGGTGCCCTGGACGGTCTACCGCCCCGCGCTCGTGGTCGGCGACTCGCAGACCGGCGAGATGGACAAGATCGACGGGCCGTACTACTTCTTCAAGCTCATCCAGCGCATGCGTCAGCTGCTGCCGCCGTGGATGCCGAGCATCGGCTTGGAGGGCGGGCGCATCAACATCGTGCCGGTCGACTTCGTGGTGAGCGCGCTCGACCACATCAGCCACAGCAAGGCCGAGCTCGACAAGAAGTGCTTCCACCTCGTCGACCCCGAGGGCTACCGCGTGGGTGACGTGCTCGACACCTTCAGCAAGGCCGCGCACGCACCGAAGATGAACCTCTTCATCAATGCGGCGCTGCTGGGCTTCATCCCCAAGGGCGTGAAGAAGGGCCTGATGGCCATTGCGCCGGTGCGCCGCGTGCGCAACGCGGTGATGAAGGACCTGGGCCTGCCCGAAGACATCTTCACCTTCATCAACTACCCCACTCGCTTCGACTGCCGCGACACGCTCGCGGCGCTCAAGGGAAGCGGGATCGCCTGCCCGAAGCTGCCCGACTACGCCTGGCGCGTGTGGGACTACTGGGAGCGCCACCTCGACCCGGCGCTCTTCGTCGACCGCAGCCTGCGCGGCACGGTGGGCGGCAAGGTGGTGCTGGTGACGGGCGGCTCGTCGGGCATCGGGCTGGCGGCGGCGATCAAGTTCGCCGAGGCCGGGGCCATCACCATCATCTGTGCGCGTGACGAGGCCAAGCTGGCGGAGGCGAAGAAGGAGATCATGGCCGCAGCCGGCAAAGGTGCCAACGTGGCCACCTACTCGGCCGACATCGCCGATGAAGCCAGCTGCGCCGGCCTCATCACCTGGCTGACCGACACCTATGGCGGGGTCGACTTCCTCATCAACAACGCGGGCCGCTCCATCCGCCGCGCGATCGAGAGCAGCTACGACCGCTTCCATGACTTCGAGCGCACGATGCAGCTCAACTATTTCGGCTGCCTGCGCGTGACCATGGGGCTGCTGCCCGGCATGGTGGCGAAGAAGAAGGGCCATATCGTCAACATCAGCTCCATTGGCGTGCTGACGAATGCGCCGCGCTTCTCGGCCTATGTGGCGAGCAAGGCAGCACTCGATGCCTGGACGCGCTGTGCGTCGAGCGAGTACGCCGACACCGGCATCACCTTCACCACGATCAACATGCCGCTGGTGCGCACACCGATGATCGCGCCGACCAAGATCTACAACAACGTGCCGACGCTGGCGCCCGAAGAGGCGGCGGACATGATTGCCGAGGCCTGCGTGGACAAGCCGGTGCGGATTGCGACTCGCCTGGGCATCACCGGGGAGGTGCTGCATGCGCTCTTGCCGCGGGTGGCGCAGATCGTGATGAACACGAGCTTCCGGATGTTCCCCGACAGTTCTGCGGCCAAGGGCGACAAGAGTGGGAAGCCGACGCTCTCGCCGGAGGCGGTGGCGCTGCAGCAGATGATGCGGGGCATCCACTTCTGA
- a CDS encoding RNA methyltransferase, with protein sequence MRLADIRQRLAALGAGPKHTARVLRLWSQAQPQDSGKRRLEDFMPQRVREALPALSEELQGLARLRAEHVGEDGSSRLLVELADGQTVESVLLPRDGLCVSTQVGCAVGCVFCMTGQSGLLRQLGSAEIVAQVALARTRRVVKKVVFMGMGEPAHNLDNVLEAIDLLGTGGNIGHKELVFSTVGDERVFEQLPLQTVKPALALSLHSTKPELRAELLPRAPRIDPADLVEEGERYARLTHYPIQYQWTLLEGINDNDDELDGIVRLLKGKYAVMNMIPYNQIDGLPYQRPSWEKAASLARRLHQRGVLTKLRHSAGQDVDGGCGQLRARISATEEPVAPRQRRVVPVRPVSN encoded by the coding sequence ATGCGCCTTGCCGACATCCGTCAACGACTCGCCGCCCTCGGGGCCGGCCCGAAGCACACCGCACGTGTGCTTCGGCTGTGGTCGCAGGCTCAGCCGCAAGACAGCGGCAAGCGCCGGCTGGAAGACTTCATGCCGCAGCGCGTGCGCGAGGCGCTGCCAGCGCTGAGCGAAGAGCTGCAAGGCCTGGCCCGCCTGCGGGCCGAGCACGTTGGCGAAGACGGATCATCGCGGTTGCTGGTGGAACTCGCTGACGGGCAGACGGTCGAGAGCGTGCTTCTCCCGCGCGACGGCCTGTGCGTCTCCACCCAAGTGGGCTGCGCCGTCGGCTGCGTCTTCTGCATGACTGGCCAGAGCGGCCTGCTGCGCCAGCTCGGCAGCGCCGAGATCGTGGCCCAGGTCGCCCTCGCCCGCACCCGCCGCGTGGTGAAGAAGGTGGTTTTCATGGGCATGGGCGAGCCCGCCCACAACCTCGACAACGTGCTCGAAGCGATCGACCTGCTCGGCACCGGCGGCAACATCGGCCACAAGGAGCTGGTGTTCTCGACCGTGGGCGACGAGCGCGTCTTCGAGCAGCTGCCGCTGCAGACGGTGAAACCGGCGCTCGCGCTCTCGCTGCACTCCACGAAACCCGAGCTGCGCGCCGAGCTGCTGCCGCGCGCCCCGCGCATCGACCCGGCTGACCTGGTGGAAGAGGGCGAGCGCTACGCCCGCCTCACGCACTACCCGATCCAGTACCAGTGGACGCTGCTGGAGGGCATCAACGACAACGACGACGAGCTCGACGGCATCGTGCGCCTGCTCAAGGGCAAGTACGCAGTGATGAACATGATCCCGTACAACCAGATCGACGGGTTGCCCTACCAGCGGCCCTCATGGGAGAAGGCCGCCTCCCTCGCGCGCCGCCTGCACCAGCGCGGCGTGCTGACCAAGCTGCGCCACTCGGCGGGACAGGACGTCGACGGCGGCTGTGGCCAGCTGCGCGCGCGCATCAGCGCGACGGAAGAACCGGTGGCCCCCCGGCAGCGGCGTGTGGTGCCGGTGCGGCCCGTCTCGAATTGA
- a CDS encoding MFS transporter — protein MSSTAHPALPTHRTSSIHHAPGSTQHERVAPGDIAVGVVIGRASEYFDFFVYGIASALVFPAVFFPFAGRLEGILYAFALFAFAFVVRPIGTLAGMEIQRRFGRSTKLTVALFLLGTSTVSMALLPGYDTWGDLAIVLLAVCRIGQGLAMGASWDGLPSLLALNSPRHRRGWYAMLAQLGAPLGFLIACSLFAYLWKNLDAADFLTWGWRYPFYAAFAINVVALFARLRLVVTHEYERDLNARELEPCNEGELFRKQGRHIVIGAFAALASYALFHIVTVFPLSWILLYSDQVTGEFLAVQIVGAVLAALAMPVSGLIADRIGRRRTLALLAVLIAVFSLFAPLLLDGGALGQDLFILVGFVLMGLSYGQAAGAVTANFASKFRYTGAALTSDLAWLVGAAFAPLVALGFSARFGLGAVTVYLLSGCVCTLLALRASRSLAARD, from the coding sequence ATGTCGAGCACCGCCCACCCCGCCCTCCCCACCCACCGGACCAGCAGCATCCATCACGCGCCGGGCAGCACACAGCACGAGCGCGTGGCGCCGGGCGACATCGCCGTCGGCGTGGTGATCGGCCGGGCGTCCGAGTATTTCGACTTCTTCGTCTACGGCATCGCCTCGGCGCTGGTCTTCCCGGCGGTGTTCTTCCCCTTTGCCGGCCGGCTGGAGGGCATCCTCTACGCCTTTGCGCTCTTCGCGTTTGCGTTCGTCGTTCGCCCGATCGGCACGCTGGCGGGCATGGAGATCCAGCGCCGCTTCGGCCGCAGCACCAAGCTCACCGTCGCGCTCTTCCTGCTGGGCACGTCCACCGTCAGCATGGCGCTGCTGCCCGGTTACGACACCTGGGGCGACCTCGCGATCGTGCTGCTGGCCGTGTGCCGCATCGGCCAGGGCCTGGCGATGGGCGCTTCGTGGGACGGCCTGCCCTCGCTGCTGGCGCTCAACTCGCCCAGGCACCGCCGCGGCTGGTACGCGATGCTCGCGCAGCTGGGCGCACCGCTCGGCTTCCTGATCGCCTGCAGCCTCTTCGCCTACCTGTGGAAGAACCTCGACGCTGCCGACTTCCTCACCTGGGGCTGGCGCTACCCGTTCTACGCCGCGTTCGCGATCAACGTGGTGGCGCTCTTTGCGCGCCTGCGCCTGGTCGTCACCCACGAGTACGAGCGTGACCTCAACGCCCGCGAGCTCGAGCCCTGCAACGAAGGCGAGCTCTTCCGCAAGCAGGGCCGGCACATCGTGATCGGCGCCTTCGCGGCGCTCGCCAGTTATGCGCTCTTCCACATCGTGACGGTGTTCCCGCTGTCGTGGATCCTGCTGTACTCCGACCAGGTGACGGGCGAATTCCTCGCGGTGCAGATCGTGGGCGCGGTGCTGGCCGCGCTGGCCATGCCCGTCTCCGGCCTGATCGCCGACCGCATCGGCCGCCGCCGCACGCTGGCGCTGCTGGCGGTGCTGATCGCCGTCTTCAGCCTCTTCGCGCCGCTGCTGCTCGATGGCGGCGCCTTGGGGCAGGACCTCTTCATCCTCGTCGGCTTCGTGCTGATGGGCCTGTCGTACGGCCAGGCGGCCGGTGCCGTCACGGCCAACTTCGCGTCGAAGTTCCGCTACACCGGCGCGGCGCTCACCTCAGACCTGGCCTGGCTGGTGGGCGCGGCCTTCGCGCCGCTGGTGGCGCTGGGCTTCTCGGCCCGCTTCGGGCTGGGCGCGGTGACGGTCTACCTGCTGTCGGGCTGCGTGTGCACGCTGTTGGCCCTGCGTGCGAGCCGCTCGCTCGCGGCGCGCGACTGA
- the cyoA gene encoding ubiquinol oxidase subunit II, producing the protein MNPSGDIASQQADLIVSSTVLMLIIIIPVILLTLLFAWRYRETNTEATYDPEWDHSTKLELVIWGAPLLIIIALGALTWISTHKLDPWRPLQRIDAQRPIDPQDPKAKPLVVQVVALDWKWLFLYPEQGIATVNELAAPVDRPIQFRITSSTVMNSFYIPALAGQIYAMPGMETKLHAVINRAGVYDGFSANFSGDGFSHMRFKFHGLSDTGFARWVESHKATNDELTRAVYLKLEQPSAKEPVRRYGRVDPKLFDAVLNRCVDTAKMCMNEMMAIDAAGGMGRQGLAYLERKPWREGERLYVATALCTPDNPTGSPVLQDGGELAVMRR; encoded by the coding sequence ATGAACCCTTCGGGCGACATCGCCTCTCAGCAGGCCGACCTCATCGTCTCGTCGACGGTGCTAATGCTCATCATCATCATCCCGGTGATCCTGCTCACGCTGCTCTTCGCGTGGCGCTACCGCGAGACCAACACCGAAGCGACCTACGACCCCGAGTGGGACCACTCCACCAAGCTCGAGCTCGTGATCTGGGGCGCGCCGCTCCTGATCATCATCGCCCTGGGGGCGCTCACCTGGATCAGCACGCACAAGCTCGACCCGTGGCGCCCGTTGCAGCGCATCGACGCGCAACGCCCCATCGACCCGCAGGACCCGAAGGCCAAGCCGCTGGTGGTGCAGGTGGTCGCGCTCGACTGGAAGTGGCTCTTCCTCTACCCCGAGCAGGGCATCGCCACCGTCAACGAGCTGGCCGCGCCGGTCGACCGGCCGATCCAGTTCCGCATCACCTCGTCGACGGTGATGAACTCCTTCTACATCCCCGCGCTCGCCGGCCAGATCTACGCGATGCCGGGCATGGAAACCAAGCTGCACGCGGTGATCAACCGCGCCGGCGTCTATGACGGCTTCTCGGCCAACTTCAGCGGCGATGGCTTCTCGCACATGCGCTTCAAGTTCCACGGCCTGTCGGACACCGGCTTCGCACGCTGGGTCGAGAGCCACAAGGCCACGAACGACGAGCTCACCCGCGCCGTCTACCTGAAGCTCGAGCAGCCGAGCGCGAAGGAGCCGGTGCGCCGCTATGGCCGTGTAGACCCGAAGCTGTTTGATGCCGTGCTCAACCGCTGTGTCGACACCGCCAAGATGTGCATGAACGAGATGATGGCCATCGACGCCGCCGGCGGCATGGGCAGGCAAGGCCTGGCCTACCTCGAGCGCAAGCCCTGGCGCGAAGGCGAGCGCCTGTACGTCGCCACCGCGCTCTGCACCCCCGACAACCCGACCGGCTCGCCCGTCCTGCAGGACGGTGGTGAGCTCGCCGTGATGCGCCGCTGA